The following coding sequences are from one Salvia hispanica cultivar TCC Black 2014 chromosome 3, UniMelb_Shisp_WGS_1.0, whole genome shotgun sequence window:
- the LOC125209274 gene encoding dof zinc finger protein 4-like, which produces MRPHNHQVVKCPRCDSLNTKFCYYNNYNLSQPHHFCKSCCRYWTKGGVLRSVPVGGGSHKTKRSKPKTNAAAADEDAEEKSTAQSSSLTTSAAAVATATAPPISSAAEPIHTTPDSAVIYNFADVSFSNVNPIANPSLDQQPPPAAE; this is translated from the coding sequence ATGCGGCCGCACAATCACCAGGTCGTCAAATGCCCTCGCTGCGACTCGCTTAACACCAAATTCTGCTACTACAACAACTACAACCTCTCGCAGCCACACCACTTCTGCAAGAGCTGCTGCCGCTACTGGACCAAAGGCGGCGTCCTCCGCAGTGTCCCCGTCGGCGGCGGCTCCCACAAAACCAAGCGCTCCAAGCCTAAAACCaatgccgccgccgccgacgaAGACGCAGAGGAAAAATCCACCGCGCAGAGCTCCAGCCTCaccacctccgccgccgcagTCGCAACCGCAACCGCTCCTCCTATATCCTCCGCCGCGGAACCGATCCACACCACGCCGGATTCCGCCGTGATTTACAATTTCGCCGACGTGAGCTTCTCCAACGTGAATCCAATCGCAAACCCTAGCCTCGATCAGCAGCCGCCGCCGGCGGcggagtaa